The DNA region gtaaataagtaagatttttaaaggaaaacatcttTAAATAGATCATGCTGTTTTGTAGGTACCATGGTGTTGATGAGGATTCAGAGGGTTTTTAAGTGTGGGAAGGCACTTAACAGGAAGTCTACAACAAGTTTTTTATTATAGAGATATGAAAATTAGACATGGAATAATAAATGTCACACTGTATTTCTAAGCACTTTTACATTCACTTTTCATTTGAACCTTGCAACTCAAGACTGATGCTAAACAtgttttttatgaaaaaaatcaaacctcCAATTGGTTAGGAAATGTTTTCAACATCACAAAGCTAATTAGCCAGAGTACAACCCATTTATGGTATAAACATGGAATATACTGAcccgaaaaaaatgaaaacaaacaaaaatgccagtacaagcttttgttttaaatcatACATTGGATTATACCGTTGCAGCTTGTTTAAAATACTTGGGATCCGGCAGCGAGTCGCCCGGTAGCCGACGTCACGGCGCTGGAGTCAGTTCACTGCACGGCCGCCTCCACAGCCGCCACAGCCCCTGAGACTCGGCCGGACCGCTGTCGCCGCCGCCATGGCTCAGTACAAGGGTGCCGCGAGCGAGGCGGGCCGCGCCATGCACCTGATGAAGAAGCGGGAGAAGCAGCGCGAGCAGATGGAGCAGATGAAGCAGAGGATCGCGGAGGAGAACATAATGAAATCCAACATCGACAAGAAGTTCTCTGCGCACTACGATGCCGTGGAGGCGGAGCTCAAGTCCAGCACCGTGGGTCTTGTGACCCTGAACGACATGAAGGCTAAACAGGAGGCCCTGGTGAAGGAGCGGGAGAAGCAGCTGGCCAAGAAGGAGCAGTCGAAGGAGCTGCAGCTGAAGCTGGAGAAGCTGCGAGAGAAGGAGCGCAAGAAGGAGGCCAAGCGGAAGATCTCCAGCCTGTCCTTCATCCTGGAGGAAGAGGACGAGGCAGGtgacgaggaggaggaggcgaCTGTGGACGATGACGAGCTGGAGAGGGAAGAGATCACCacaaagaagaggaaactggggAAGAACCCAGATGTGGACACGAGCTTCTTGCCTGACCGAGaccgggaggaggaggagaatcgCCTGCGGGAGGAGCTGCGGCAGGAGTGGGAAGCCAAGCAGGAGAAGATCAAGAGCGAGGAGATCGAGATCACCTTCAGTTACTGGGATGGCTCTGGGCACCGGCGTACAGTCAAGATGAAGAAGGGCAACACGATGCAGCAGTTCCTGCAGAAGGCCCTCGAGATCCTGCGCAAAGACTTCAGTGAGCTCAGGTCGGCAGGGGTGGAGCAGCTCATGTACATCAAGGAGGACCTAATCATACCCCACCACCACAGCTTCTATGACTTCATCGTCACCAAGGCGCGAGGGAAGAGCGGGCCTCTCTTCAATTTCGACGTTCACGATGATGTGCGGCTGCTCAGTGATGCCACCGTGGAGAAGGACGAGTCGCACGCGGGCAAGGTGGTGCTGCGGAGCTGGTACGAGAAGAACAAGCACATCTTCCCCGCCAGCCGCTGGGAGCCCTACGACCCTGAGAAGAAGTGGGACAAGTACACGATCCGGTGATGCGGCAGCAGCGCGGCCCCCGCCCCTTCGGCTCCCTGCGGCCCCAGGATTCCGGGTGCCCAGCTCCCCGCTCCCGAGACGTGACGGGGCCtgctcagcccctgcccctggcGCTGTTGTTTACCGCCTTTTTCTTTTACAATAGAGATATACGCGTCAGAGCTGGAGCACCTGTTGTGTgtttaatttgttgttgttgttgttgttggagtGTGGTTGcttgacaatggtgtgttggtttctgctttatgacagggtgaatcagttacacatatacacatgttcccataaaaaaaaatacttgggaTCCTAGAATACTCTGAAGCATTtgatttcagaatttaaaaatgggGTTTTGTACAATTAGGATAAGCTGGTAAGTTAAGATAAAttaatggagggaaaaaaattatgatgaaaagttAATGGTGGACTAGAAGTGGTAGGCACACCACTTGACCCACAGAATGGCTCTTTTGGGGCTCCTATCAAAGATCAAATATTAGACTAAGGAGACTTTAGTATGACCTAGGAGGAGAGTTTTTAAAACATCCAAATCCTGGCCTGAGCATTTTTAGAAGCTAAGACTTGGCTTTGGCATCCACAGTATGTTTCCATTTTGATATTTCTGatccatatgtatatgttttgagTTACCAGGAATGGAATTTGGATTTGAGTAATCTATTCCTCTTCTCTGTCTGCCCCCATCTGACTGTAGTCTACATTTTCCAGCTGGCTAGATGAAAATAGAGTACAATTTAAAGCTAACAGTCCTGTTTAGCTATTTAACCCATGATCTTGGTCTCAACAGTATGTTCTCATAcaaactaatctatgaaaaatatacaaaacttgTAAGCTTTTCAAGTGTTGCTTATTGCTGATTAAGCTTGAGATCTGACAGTTCCAGTGgcagcatcttttaaaaataagactaatGCTGTAAAAACCCACAGACAAAACAGTATTTTTTCCTactaaaagagatttttttttcggGTGGTATCAAACATAACAACTGGAATGCTGACTCCTCAAattgagagagagtgagagaaaggaaAGCCACATGGAGGTTAGATAGATATATAGCCATTAACTTTATTCTTTATGCTCAGTAATTATTGatgtgtaatttatttttattgattttcactaATAATTGGAATAACTCaatccaaaatattttaagtttttcatttaaatttataaacatttttgtggCAGAGAAGTATGGTAGGATAATTACTAAAATATGTTCAAGCATGAaaacatacattaaaataaaattaagtgcaATGGAAATAGAGAtgtagggagaaaaaaagatataaaatttctGACTTAAAAAAgagttcttgggacttccctcgtggcacagtggataagaatctgcctgccaatgcaggggacacaggttcgagctgtggcctgggaagattccacgtgccgcagagcagctaagcccgtgtgccacaactactgagcctgcactctagagcccacatgctgcaactactgaagcctgcacacctagagcctgtgatccacaacaagagaagccactgcaatgagaagcccacacaccacaatgaagagtaacccccgctcaccgcaactagagaaagcttgtgcgcagcaacaaagacgcaacacagccaaaaaaataaatcttaaaaaaaaaaattttaagttcttcatttttttattaatgGATGATGGTAGCTATCAGATTGCTATGATATtttgattatattatatattttttaaaggattaatacgttatttttaaatatgctgGAAATTTTATCCTTTGTAACTATTTAAACTTATAACAAATTTATATGTCTATCTAGAAATGTGTAAAAGGGTACCTAATTTCTCTGCCTAGTTTTTTCAAAAGAGTTATGCAAGGATAAAATTTGAGGACTACTGAACACATTCTTAAGGTTCAGAAGGACACTCTAGTGCTCTTGTCCAGTCCCACACCCATAATTTAGTTTGGTTATCAAACTAAATCTCCCCAGAGATTTCTAACTTGTCCAAGTTGTATGACTAATTTATGTTATCAACATGTATATGATTGACTTAAAGTACTAATCCTGCCTAGACATAAATGCCTTTCGACTCTCACACCAACAACTTAGTAAAATTTTTCATGACAAAGATTTGGTTTCCCTCTAGGTTCTTTTGTGTTAATTTTAGACATTATCCGTCAAAACCATTATCTCTGGGAGAAATTACAAACTAAAGAAACGGGGGGGAAGGGAAGCAGCAGATTATTTTCTAATTACCCAGACCAAAAGCTTCAAAAAGTGACTTTTTGACAGTAAGCATTAAAAGTTTGGGTTCTATTACTgtaggaattttattttactttttttttttttttttttttgcggtacacgggcctctcactgttgtggcctctcccgttgtgcgcgcaggctcaacggccatggctcacgggcccagccgctccgcggcacatgggatcctctctgaccggggcacaaacccgcatcccctgcatcagcaggcggaccctcaaccactgcgccaccaggaaagccctattttACTTTTGCAATTTAatgttttctcttaaaatatgGCTTGCCcatctgtatcattttaaaatctgACATAGTACTCCATGGTATGGTGGTTCCGTAATTTATTTGACCTGTGACATGTGTCTGAGTGCAGTGCCCTAATGAACATTCTTATATCTTTACACACTCATGCTTTGTTTCTTTAGTGAGCATTACTAGTAGAAGGTTTGGGTCAAAGAAAATGTGCATATTTAGTTTTAGTAGAtactacaaaatattaaaagatactATAAATTATCCCTCTAAAAAAGCTGTACCAACAAACCTGCCCACCAATAGAGAGTGCCCATTACCCTATACATTCCCTAACTATGAATACTAGGCTTCTGATTTTCTTGCAAACTCAAAAGATGCAACGCACACACCAAAATGAGACCACAAtgattttcactttcttaatgaagCTATAATGATTTTCCTGTTCAAATTTTAACCACCACAACACCCAGCCCTCCTAAATccccttaaaatattttattttctataacacTTACTACCATTATGTTGTTTCTCTCCCCATActctagactgtaagctctgaAAGAGcaaaggtttttttctcttttgttcactaatggaatggtgcctggcacatggtagacacatatttattgaattgaatgATGTGGCACTTGAATAATACACATGAATTTCATCCCTAGttgatatatttcttctttggcctATCTGTCCCTGGTGGTACACACATCTTACCTTACCAATTAGAAAGTACCCTTAGGGGTAACCACAACTCCTTAGGGCACATCACACCAGGCAAAACACCCATGCTTGGCTATTAGCAGATCCCCTGGAGAAGGATATACGTGCTCCTTCCTATGCTGGGCTCCCTGGGCAGTTGATTATCAAGACAGTGTAGCCTTGGCAGTGCTGGGCATCCAACCACCACCTTGCTTATTTTAGCCCTCCCTTCCTGTTCCTCTCCTGCCAATGCCTAGGGGGGCCTAGGAACAAGAATCAACCCTAGCAAAGTAGACACTCCACCCAGGCAAGTGACAGCACTGATCTTCCCCACACCAGGCCCAACCCACTCCCTACAAGGCCTTTggctccacaccctttccagtaaCAATGGAAGCTTAGAGAACTAAGGTTTGGTAGAGCAGCAAGCTTCATTGTTTTCCGCAAGCCAGATTTTGGGTGTGAAAGATGTATAAAGAAGAGATAGCAAAAGATATTGATTAAATTCTGAGTAACTAGAGTTGCTACTCTAAAACAGGTAAGATTTAAGTAttcatcattttatcattttggtGATTAAAAATTTGGTGATATAAAAACCTTTAGATGCTATGCATTTCTCTCACGTTCATCATCATTTATAATGTCTATCCTCCCTTTCAGTAGCATATCATGTCAGATTTGTACCAAATAAGGGCCTAATGAATATTTACATTGTGCTATCTTTAATGGAGAGGCTAAGTGTTGTTTGTTATAGTTGTATTCAGGCTATTCAGAGATCTGCAATATTACTAaccttcaacaacaacaaaaacaaacaaacaaaaaaagggaatGATCACTAGTTACCACTGGCAGGCCTAAGTAACAAGAAGGAAAGAATGTGTCAGAAGGAAAAGCTGTGCATTCTGAGTAAATTGTATATTGCATTTATCTCAGATTCTAGGTAGTGATGAGTTGCTTTATTCCTGGTCCATTCCCTACTTCATCTTCATTCCCAGAGAGCATTATAGGGGTAAATTTCAATGACAGTTGTGGAAAGCAGATAGAGCTTCCTCAGGAACTTTAGATCTTCCAGAATAGGAATTTGAACAAGAAGGGGAAGAGGCTTGGTGGATGGAGAGTATGAAGCTTTTTTTAGGAATGTCAAAGTAGAGGTAATGGGAATAACTAAGACCAGAAGCAGCTTCACTTGATTATAACTAATTTGCAGTGGGTGGTAAAGGCAGGCACCAAGCCAGCATCACATTATAAATAATCTTTCTTCTGTGGTGGTGATGTTGTGAAAGATATACAGTGAGTTGCATCAGTATGGCGAAATATCACAAAATGGATGGGACTGTCTAGAGAAGCATCTGTGTTTGGAAAGGGGTCATGCTACAAGTTACAGTCCAGAACACCTTGAATATATATAACATGGCATAAACTGGGATGTAACACTGGGAACGGTTGTCGTCAGCCAGAGGTGACATACATGCTGGGATATTCATAACAAAATACTCACGTGAGGGTATTCACTGGTGCTTCAACATACAGTGTCTCTGTATTAGAGGAAAATAATAAACTGAGAACACACCTCACTTCTAGTATTCAAGAGCCAATTTCACCTGTTTGTGTTGCTTCCTTACAAATTGCAGCTGTGTAGCCAGTAACTGATCCTTAAGA from Mesoplodon densirostris isolate mMesDen1 chromosome 1, mMesDen1 primary haplotype, whole genome shotgun sequence includes:
- the LOC132490918 gene encoding protein FAM50A-like, translating into MAQYKGAASEAGRAMHLMKKREKQREQMEQMKQRIAEENIMKSNIDKKFSAHYDAVEAELKSSTVGLVTLNDMKAKQEALVKEREKQLAKKEQSKELQLKLEKLREKERKKEAKRKISSLSFILEEEDEAGDEEEEATVDDDELEREEITTKKRKLGKNPDVDTSFLPDRDREEEENRLREELRQEWEAKQEKIKSEEIEITFSYWDGSGHRRTVKMKKGNTMQQFLQKALEILRKDFSELRSAGVEQLMYIKEDLIIPHHHSFYDFIVTKARGKSGPLFNFDVHDDVRLLSDATVEKDESHAGKVVLRSWYEKNKHIFPASRWEPYDPEKKWDKYTIR